From Zea mays cultivar B73 chromosome 3, Zm-B73-REFERENCE-NAM-5.0, whole genome shotgun sequence:
AACGATGTGTTTGAGATGAGTCTACTTATACACAACAACGAGTTGCCTTTGATGATTTTCAATCTTTACAATTTATGGTTTCCCTGCTTCAATATCTCTAGCTCACTTCTCCTTCAATCTTACAATTTACAAGGATTAAAGTAAAGTAACCGGATCCAACAGCAAAGTAGCTAGATCGCTCCAGATCGATTAAGGTGGCGTTTGGTTTACGAATTGTAACGTAAATGACAACTGTTATGATTCACACTAGATTACCAGTGGTATCAAGTTTAAATATGACATTATCAGTTTCTAGCATGATATCTAATTATAGTTGGatttaaacaaacatgatttaatatTAACAGCTACCGTTCACGTAACAGATATGTGAATCAAACAACACCTAATATATTCATTTGATCCTTACCTATCTATCTATATCTGCAAAGACATATTTTCACAAACTTGATCGTAATCCAAAAAGGTGACAAAGGCATGGATTGGTTATTAACGTATATTATCTGTGCAACTAGGTGGAGACACGTGTTGTTGGAGGAAATACGTATGAAGTCATTGAAGGCAAGGTTGATTGGCGGGGAAGACCTGCATTGCGAGGACGCCATGGTGGTTTGGGCAATTGTTTCTTCATTCTTGGTACCACCTATTCCTAACTGTTTATATAATTAGATTCTCCCTTACAAAGAAAAGGTGTAATTAAATCTTAACAGTTTCTCCAGTGGATTTGCATTCAGAAGAATTTAGATTCTTATGAGTCCATATATTcagttttattaacatggaacgtCTAACTGACAAAACTAAGGTACCATTTTATAGTATATTTACCAACATAATTACAGGAAATATACGAAGACGGCCATGTGTTAATTACGCGACAGTATTAGTTACCCTTATTTGCAGCAAGTGACCGAGAAACAGGCAGGTCATCTTTGAACCAAAAGCATAACATTCGGAGCTGTACTGTCGATTTTGCAGTGAATTTCGGATTTGAGAACATGGCCAGCTTGTCTCTGGCCGTGAACCTCATGATGTACTTCCTGGGCGTCATGCACTTGAACCTTGAAGACGCTTCAAACCTGCTGACCAACTATATGGGTGCCAGCTACATGATCTCCGTGCTCATCTCCGTCTTCGCCGACGTCTTCGTCGGCCGATACATGACTGTGATCCTATCATCACTGGTTGAGCTCGTGGTACGAACCGCATCGCATGCCTGTGCTGTGCTGTGTGCCTGTGTCTGATGGATGGTTCCCCTGGCGCTTTATCGATCGCTTGCGTCTCCCTGCAGGGGCTCCTGCTGCTGATGCTGCAGGCGCGCTCCGACCGGCTGAAGCCTCCCCCGTGCAAGGACCCCAGGGACCCGACGACGTGCCCGCGGGTGCACGGCAGCAACGAGGTGCACCTCTACCTGGCGCTGTACCTCATCGCGCTCGGCTCGGGAGGCATCAAGGCGGCCCTGCCGGCGCACTGCGCTGACCAGTTCGACGCCAAGCACCCCAGGGAGAAGCTGCAGATGTCCAGCTGCTTCAACTACCTGCTGCTTAGCCTCTGCACCGGCGGCGCCTTCAGCGTCACCGTGTTCGTGTGGATCCAGGAGAATAAGGGATGGGCGAAGGGGTTCGCCGCCGCCACGGGCGTCATGGGGCTCgccgtcatcgtcttcatcgctGGCCTGCCGAGGTACCGCATCGCCACGGTCCAGGGAAGCAGTGCGCTGAAGGAGATCTTCCAGGTGTACGTCGCCGCAGTCAGGAACAGGAAACAGCAGCTCCCGGAGAACCCAGACGAGCTGTACGAGATCAGCAAGAACAAAGCTTCGCCTGACACGGAGTTCGTGGCACACAGGGATAGGCCGTTCAGGTCGACAGACACTTACTACCACTACCATGCTCATATGAAGGACTGGCAGTGGAAGGCACTGACGACGGTTACTGTCTGATTGCGTGCTCATGCAGATTCCTGGACAGAGCGGCCATAGTTCAGACAGCGAAGGACGCGGCGGCGGACCCGTGGCGTCAGTGCCGGGTGACGCAGGTGGAGCACGCCAAGACGGTGCTGGCCATGGTGCCCATCTTCTGCAGCGCCATCATCATGGGCACCTGCCTCGCGCAGCTGCAGACCTTCTCCATGGTGCAAGGCAGCACGATGGACACGGCGCTGGGACGGCATTTCCAGATGCCGGTGGCCTCGATGCCCATCATCCCGCTCGTCTTCCTCATCTTCGCCGTCCCCATCTACGAGCAGCTGTTCGTGCCCTTCGCGCGCCGCCTGACGGGCATCCCCACGGGGATCACGTACCTGCAGCGCGTGGGCGTCGGCCTCGTGCTCTCCATCGTCTCCATGGTCATGGCCGCCGTCGTGGAGGTGCAGCGCAAGAAGGTGGCCGAGAGGCACGGCATGCTGGACATGATCCCCGGGTTCCAGCACCTGCCCATGTCCTGCTTCTGGCTGGCGCCGCAGTTCGCCGTGTTCGGCATCGCAGACATGTTCACCTACGTCGGCCTCATGGAGTTCTTCTACTCGCAGGCGCCGCAGGCGCTCAAGTCCATGTCGTCCTCGTTCCTCTGGTGCTCCCTGTCGCTGGGCTACTTCATGAGCACCGTCATCGTGAAGGCCGTCAACAAGGCCACCAAGAAGAAAACGGCGAGCGGCGGATGGCTCGCCGGAGAGAACATCAACCGCAACCACCTCGACCTCTTCTTCTGGCTGCTCGCCGTGCTTAGCACCGTCAACCTTTTCAACTATCTTTTCTGGGCAAGTTGGTACAAGTACAAGCCTCAGGAGAAGACGCTCGCCACCGAGAACGAGAAGCAGCAAGAGCAAGTGTGATCCTGATCCATTCGTTTGTGGTTATCTATCTATGGCAATCTCTCTTTGTGAACCTTGTTAGATGTGCAAGCTTCGTCATGCAGATTGCTGTTTTGAGCAACATGATTAGCAATTCGAGGTTCAAAATGAAAGAAAATCCCACTTGTAATTGGGAAGGGTGTAATTGCAGTTCTAGTTTAACACCTGCGAGGCTAAAGTCTGTTCTCACCGATCCACTTCATCCAATACACACGCATCCATAACACATGCGTACTGCCGATTTGAACATCATGAACTGAAAAACAAATAAACGCGTGCCATTCACGAGTTCGGACGGAGACGCCTGCTGGATCGTTTGGTTTTATTACACATGCGCCACTGTAAAACACCGGTTGGTCACGGCTCACGGAAACGGCGCGTGACGCTTCATCTCGTGCGGCACGACGTCCACCGCGAAGCCCTTGCGGTGGCGGAGCCAGTAGTCGGCCTGGCCCGGGTGCTCCTCGGCGGGCGCCTCGACGTCGGCCCTAGCGGCGCGGAGCTCCTCCGTGGAGAGGCCGTACCTGTCGTCTCGCTTCCGGACCAGGTCGGGGCGCACGGCTGCGGCGGGGTCGGCCTGCGGGGACACCATGAGCGCGGGGGCGCCCAGCGGCAGGCGGTCGCCGCGGTCCACCTGCCAGGTGCACCAGAACTTGCCGAACGTGGCGGCCATGTGGTCCAGCTCCGCCTTCTCCAGCAGCCCCGCCACGTGCGGGCTCGTCCACAGGCCTGACTTGATCTCGTGCGCGTGCGAGTGCCACAGCCGCTGCTCCTCCGCCGGCAGCGAGTCGAAGATCTTCCTCGACACGATGTACTCCACGCCTGCATGCAGTTAAAAGAAAAGATCCATGTAGATGCAGTGTCCTTCTTGGGCGTGAGCACATGCCAAAGAATCAATTGAAGATGACAGTAAGATGGGGTGCACGGTGCACGCACCGATGAGACGCGCGTCGGCTTTGTCGGAGTCATAGACGGCGCACTGGAGGAAGTCCTGGTTGAGGCGGGAGACGTAGTGGTGCGTCTCCACCTGCCGCTTCGGGTCGTGCGCGTACAGCGCGAACGTGCACATGTGCTGCTTCGCCTGCTTCACGGGGCGCAACGACTGCATCGCCGCCGCGCCCATGTCCAGCACCTTGGACGCTACCGTGGTCGGCTGCCCGGGCGGCGcggtgctgctgccgccgccgccgcccacaGAGGCCGGGGTTGGCAGTGGTTTCCCGTCGCTGGACGCCATCGTCGGGTCGGCTAGACCGAACAAAAATTCAGCCTTGTGTTACGGCATCAGATGAGTGGCGCAGTGCGCTGCGCTACGGCGCGTTCTTTAAAACACGGCACCGGAGACGTCGGGAATGGCTGCGCGTGACACGTATGGAGCTCGCGGTCTCGACGTGGCGGACGGCATGTGACCGAGGTGGCAGATATGCCTGAAACAGCTGTAGCGACAAATGTCACCGACTCACCGATGACTGCGGTGCTGCGCCTGTGCGGGATGCTTGACAGTGCCGAAGCGTCGCAGATGGGCCGCCTTGGTTGGGCTCTCTCTTTTCCCAGGCCACGAGCCCACCCGTCCGCTGAATGGCAAACCCACCACGGCCACCATCTCGCTCGCCACCGCTTCCTTCCCGATGCCGTCGTCGACGATCCGAAGCATCTCCatcaccgtctccgacgacgacggTGCTGCGGCGGCACCGTCACGGCGGCCGCGCGCTGGAAGACGGAAGGCGGTGGCGCGTAGCTTGGGGCAGCGGGCGGTGCGGCTGGTGGCGCGGTGGTGGCCCGTTCTCCTGCTCCTCCCGGCCGTCGCGCTCCTCCTCTTCGAGGCGTCGCGGCTCCGCGCCTCATCCCCGGGCCCCTCCCCACCGGTCTccagcctcggacggctcgacccgaCCACACGTCTCGTCCATGGCGTGCGCGAGCGTGAGTTCCCCCGCCTACTCTAGTTCGATCTAGCGCATAAACTGTTCCTACTGCCCCGTGCCCCTGCCGATTGTAGAGGAGGTTTTGTACCTAATCGACTAAATTTAACAAGGAATTGGTTGTGTGGCTTGTCGGTAACGCGAGTGCTGCATTGCACGGCGATATGCCGTACTTTTGTCGGTGCTGATTTCTGTTTTTGCACAGCTAATTAGATATCCATGGGCGATCGATCTGAACATTTTAGACCATGCACGCTGATAAACCAGTGATACATCAGGCAGAATAGGAGTGTGAAAATGCTTTTCTGCCCGTTTCTAATTTATTAGCCAGAGATCTTCTTTCGTGTGATGTTTCTGACAGATCACAGATCAGTAAGCTTTTCCTGGCTTGATACTAGAGTCTTTAGCCTCTTTATTAGTTTGACTTCACTTACAACTGAATGTTAAGAGTGCCATGATTAGTTTTTGTGTCGTTGATATTGACAGCTTGCTTGAAGCTCCTTAGCCCCAAAAGTTTGGCAAATGTGGTGTTCCCGGAGGGTACAAGACTCGATTCTGTGGTGAGCAGAATCACGTACAAAACTGATGACGATGACTATGACACATACCACTCCGAAGCAAACTCTACATATTTACTGCAACATGCGGAAGCAACAAGGTTCGACCTGTTTACAGGATTTCAGACACTTGCTGAAAGAGAAGATAGCTTCAAGGTCGTAAGGCTTACTTATGCGTACTGTTTTGATGTCACAAAGTTGCGCCTCCCTGACATGTTTAATGTGTTTCCATACTTCTGCAGGTGAATGAGACTGTTAGTGTGCACTGTGGTTTCTACAGCGACAATGGTGGCTTCAAAATTTCTGAGGAGGACAGGAGATACATGAGAGCCTGTAAAGTTGTTGTGTCTACCTGTGCATTTGGTGGTGGGGATGATCTATATCAACCTATTGGAATGGCCAATTCTTCTATTGGCAGGGTATTGCATTCTCCATTATTTTCAGAATTGAATGTCAGAGTAAGCCATCATTTGATGATTATACAAGTTCGCATGGTCTTATGTTAAAGCAGGTTTGCTATGTTGCTTTCTGGGATGAAGTGACACTAGCAGCTCAGGAAGCTGAAGGAAAGGTAATTGGTGATGATAGCATGATAGGAAGGTGGCGGATCATTGTTGTCAGGAGCCTCCCTTTTGTAGATCAACGATTAAATGGGAAGATACCAAAGGTAGAAATCTTAAGATGTCATAATCTATCCTCTGTACCAATTTGTCATGATAGAAATTCTCATTCTCACTTTCCTAAGCCTGATATTTTATTTTTAGGATTGGGAAACAAAGTGTGTTCAGATACTAAATCACTTAACATGATTTTTGCAGATGTTGACTCATCGCCTTTTCACAGAGGCAAGGTACTCTATATGGGTTGACTCTAAATACCAATTACGAAGAGATCCTATAGGAATGCTTGAAGCTCTTCTTTGGAGGACAAACTCTACATTTGCTATCTCTGAACATGGAGCACGGAGTAACATATATGATGAGGGGAAAGCTATTGTTCAAAAGCACAAGGCTACCCCTGAAGAGGTAGAGGTACAATTGACTCGGTATCGTCAAGATGGAATGCCGGACACAAAAAGATTGCACGGACTGAAAGGTCAGTCTGTTAATCTTTCTCAAACAATTGTTCTTTTGCTCCTGTGGAATATCTCTGTATATGTTTTCCGAACTGTTATAATGAATTTACCCGTTTGATTTTTCAGCTCTAGCCGAAGCCTCTGTTATTGTGAGGGAACTCACCCCTGCAACGAACCATTTCATGTGTGCTTGGTTTAATGAAGTGGTTCGCTTCACATCTCGTGATCAGCTCAGTTTTCCATACGTTTTGTGGCGGCTAAACATGCatggattgagcatgtttcctGTATGCACTCGCAGGGATCTTGTGAATAGTTTGGGTCACACAAGGAAAGTAAAACCTCTTACACAGACAAATTCAGGGTCTTCTACTACTTCGTAACCTTCCTCCCAGTTCATTTGCTGGTAGCCAACTAACCATTGATTTACATATGGTTCTAATCGTCGATACTCGACATCTCTGGTTCACAATTTTGTTGTTGTATATTATCATCTTTGCGTTCTTCCTGCGAGGGAATCCTGGATCTGAACCAGAAACACGTTAAGCTGTTGCTTCACTGCAACGCAATCACACGATGTTGCCACTATATATGTAAAAGATATGCTTTCTTTGGTTAGAAGAGAATGAACACTTTTCTGCCTCCTTTCCGTTTCCTGATGGAACATGTGAAAATGGTGTCCGTTATCAATTAATTCGGCTTCTGCTGCTGATGGTTGTCGCGGAAACTAGCAGCAATGGAAGTTCTGTTCCCGTCATTTTATTTGGACTCGAGAATTTCTCTGATTACCGATGTTTCTAATTGGTACTTGAACAGCGGAATCGTTTGAAAAAAATATGGTCCTGTCTGAAGCTATATTTTGTTAATGCAGCTCCCTTTGCCCAATAGTAATACATTGAATTTCTTTTTTTTAGATGGAATTATGGAACCGCCATTATTCTGAGTTTGGGAAGAGTTTCAAAGGAAGCGTTTAAATCTCAGATGAGCTGATAAGGTGTCGTAATGGGCCAAATCTGCATTTCGTTCTGAGCCCATGAAGCCCATATGTTCTTGTTAACCTTTCCCTGTTCTTTGTCTCCTATCCCCTTATCCGCTTGACGCTCCCCACTGCGCCTAAAAATGGCCGCGTCCCACTGAACCAACCGTCTGCACATCCTCCTCCTGTTGCCGCTCGCTCGCCGTGCCGCAATGGCTACGGCCGTCGCCTCCCATACGTTGCTCTCCTCCGCCTTCGCCCCGCGCCACTACCACCGCCGCCTGACCCGGACCGCGTCCGtggggccgcgccgggccgccCCGGTGGGACTGGCCGTGCGGTGCGAGAAGAGCGACAAGCAGAAGAGGCAGCCGCTCGCCGCGCTCGTGCCCCGCGAGCAGCGCTTCATgttcgagggagacgagctctgcGGCCCCGTACGACGCTCTCTCTTCCTCTCTTGAAACAATGTGCACATTTTCACAGCTCGTTTTGCAGGATTGTAACCCTGGACTGACAGTGTCCATCCTATTTTGTTCATGTTTCACCGTGGCCATCTTAATCCACCTCAGAGGCTTCGACTATCCTTTTATGTGCATGATGAAGGGCAATCAAGTTACAATAGAACTGCGTACATTATATATGTTATCTGCCATGTGCCATCATATCCAAAATTACCCATGGGCTGTTTGTGGTGAGAGAGAATTCATTAAAAATGAGCTTAATTGGACATGCAAGTCAAAGTGAACTGATGGTTGCCAACCAGCCTGTTCATAATTGTGACTTGTTTAGGATCAGTTACTAATACTATGGGTACAAAGTGAATGGTTTGTTTGTACTATGCCTTGTTCTTTCTTCTAATGAATTACTCCACAAGTAATTGTGTCTACTGAAATCTGATTCAGTGATTTAATTTGCAGGACATATGGAATACAACCTGGTATCCTAAGGCTGCAGATCATGTAACTACCGAGAAGACATGGTATGTTGTTGATGCAACAGACAAGATCCTAGGCAGGCTAGCATCCACCATTGCAGTACATATCAGGGGAAAGAATGAACCCACTTACACTCCTAGTGTAGACATGGGAGCTTTTGTTATTGTGGTAAGCGTTCTCTCAATACCTATAGTGTTTGGAATCCCTACAGTTAACAGGTAGCCAGCTAACAAATTGTTAGCTGGGTTGAGCCAGCTAATGAACTAATTGTTAACTGTGAGTTAGCTAACAATTAGTTGTGGGTGTTTGGAACCTGTAtagctaattttagcagctaactattagctgtagaggttccaaacagggccttagtatACATGCTTTACTTCCCTCAGATTATTTGGTACTGAGGTGAGTAACCTTCCTCAAATAATCTTCAACTGTAGTTGTGTTTAATGTTTATGTTAGCATAGTCCTTTTGTGACTGGTGCATCTCTAAAGGCTCATTACCACGTATTCCCTCAGTTCCAAGTTATAAGACTTTTTGGATTTTTTTTGGATCCATTACTTTTGCTACGCACTTAGACATAATTCATGTCCAGATATTTAGTAACAACTATGTATCTAGAATTACCAAAACATCTTATAATTTGGAACAGATGGAGTAGATGATATGCATTATTGTGTTACACTACAATGCTGAGAGTCATTAACAACCTTTTCTATTCACATAGGTCAATGCAGATAAGGTTGCTGTTTCTGGTAAAAAGCGGTCACAAAAGCTTTATAGGAGGCACTCCGGAAGGCCTGGAGGGATGAAAGAAGAAACTTTTGACCAACTTCAGAAAAGAATTCCAGAGAGAATCATTGAACATGCGGTTCGTGGCATGCTCCCCAAGGGAAGGGTAAGAAAAAACATCTACTAGCTGATTGCCTCAGGTCTACATGTTCTCTTTCTCGTTTTAGTGCGCATGTTATAATGTATGCCAAATATGAAAATGACAACCAAATTTCCTGGTGACCTTTATTTTAAGGTCCCAAAAATTACAATTTGGTATTAGTTAGCAGATGTGAATTTTTTCTTTTGAGATTGAGAACTACTATAGTTAATGgtgaggccttgttcggttatttcaatTCCATGTGGATTGGTGTGTTGGGATGGATTGGGATggattttgacttgctatggatttaaaccgactcaataccactcaatccacatggattaacggCGAAACGAACAAGCCCTGAAGTGTATTGCAGTCAGAACATTGCTCATGCATCAGCATGTACCTCCCAGTGAAAGCGTGACATTCAGAATAAATCACAGTACTAAATTCAAGGGAatgttgttattgaacaaaattaACAAGTCCAGATTGAATTAGTTAATTATCTTGCCGATCTTTTTTTTTCTAAGTTCGCAAAGGTGTGTTGCATGAACTCCATAAAAATTGCCTATTAACCTTTTTCTTGCAAATTGCTTCTTAGTTCAATTGTTTGGTAGTATGGATGCGTTTACTGAAACTCACATTATGGCAGGCAAATATCTTGTTATCTGAAGCATCCCCCCTAACCATTCCATTTTTCTTGTTGATGGCAAATTTGATTTAACTTAGTTTTGTTATGTGCTATATACTTGTTATATTTACATTTATATGCTCACCTTTTTTGCCAATTTGCAGCTGGGAAGAAGATTATTTACCCACCTCAAGGTATACAAAGGGACAGAACATCCGCACGAGGCTCAAAAACCTGTCCCACTCCCGATCAGGGATAAAAGAATACAAAAAACTGGATAGAGAATTCATCGACTGAAAAGGATGCAGTGGCGAATTCCTCCCCAGAAGGTTTTGCCCTTTGTTTGGAATGCTATCCTCATAACCATGCCTCTGAtcggggagggggggggggggagtatAAATCCTCTTTGTAATTTTGATGTTTACCAATGCATGAAATTCAGTCAAATTTCTGTCAATGAGTAGTCATGTAATATGGTACGGTTTAAATCAACCTAAAATCTTTATTTTCCAGTTGAAGTTTGTAATTTTGACCTCGTATGGTATGAAGTGGCAGATTGTTTCAATGTTCGGCCTGCCATCTGGATATACGAAATTGATCGACAGTTTTCATAACCAATTTTCTTGGGTGGCGAGGTGTGATATTTTCTTCTGAGTTTGTAGAATAGACATGTGCTTCCTCATGTGACCTATATCTTTTGGTAAAATTGTTGTGGATGTAACTGAATGCTGGAATGCGTGGGAATAAACATGGAAACATAAAATAAAATACCACACATACAGGTGACGGTTGGTGccttatgcaatattttaaggtaAAACGCAATCGTGTTTGTGTTAAGACTTAAGAGAGGCAAATTGCCTAGGGTACACGCATAAGCATAACCGGGACTCCGGGAGTAGGCCTGGAGGAGTGATAAAAAGGATGCTGATGGAAAATTCTACGTTCATTTACCTTTTTGGTGGACCCTAAACATGAGGTCTTGACCTCGTGTTAATTTTTCCTTCAAAGTGCGAATGAGCTCTTGACCTCGTGTTATCCACAGCCATAAAGCACGCTACACACATAATTAAAACAAGGTAACTTTTAAAATCATCTTAAGTCAAACTATTAATTTGACTGACCTGATTATAGCAAAGAAGAACAGCATTCACAACATTGAAGTAGTAGGTTATAAAAAACTCATAATAATTTGATGgtataataataatattttttattaACTTAAAAATAATTTAGTTTATGATAACTACATAGTTTGATTTATTTTGGAAATGAAGGAATTAATTCGTATtactaataaatagataatagACAAACGACGATAAGCTATATTTTAAGATCTAACGGTGCGGATCACGCAGAGTGACGCAGGAAGCCAACCCGTCGGCGAAGTCTAGTGGAGAACTGGACAGGTACGCAACCACTCGCCCCGAGGCGAGCTTCCACAAGCCACGGCGCCGGAACGCGTCACTGCTTACCTAACCCGACCCAACCCAACTAGAAACCGCGCGGTGGTTCGAGGGCATGGAGGCGGGCAGTGGGGACGCGTCATCGCTGCCATCCTGTCACGACCCTATCACTGGTGCATAGATCCAGTTAAGGCAACACAAGAAGGCAAGAAGGTTCAGAAATGGAAGAGGAGACCATGCTGCTTCGCAAACAAGTGgaggagactggtaaggctgtttctcTTCTTTGGTTGGAAGCCATGGCTAGAGATATGGATCGCTCTCTAGATAATTCTGAAGATGTAGGAGGTGGTAACAGAAGAATTCCCCAGAATAGAGGAGGTAGGACTCAGGGAGGAAGAGAGGAGAGTTCTGGTCGA
This genomic window contains:
- the LOC100192010 gene encoding 50S ribosomal protein L13, chloroplastic-like: MATAVASHTLLSSAFAPRHYHRRLTRTASVGPRRAAPVGLAVRCEKSDKQKRQPLAALVPREQRFMFEGDELCGPDIWNTTWYPKAADHVTTEKTWYVVDATDKILGRLASTIAVHIRGKNEPTYTPSVDMGAFVIVVNADKVAVSGKKRSQKLYRRHSGRPGGMKEETFDQLQKRIPERIIEHAVRGMLPKGRLGRRLFTHLKVYKGTEHPHEAQKPVPLPIRDKRIQKTG
- the OBAP2A gene encoding oil body-associated protein 2A; this encodes MASSDGKPLPTPASVGGGGGSSTAPPGQPTTVASKVLDMGAAAMQSLRPVKQAKQHMCTFALYAHDPKRQVETHHYVSRLNQDFLQCAVYDSDKADARLIGVEYIVSRKIFDSLPAEEQRLWHSHAHEIKSGLWTSPHVAGLLEKAELDHMAATFGKFWCTWQVDRGDRLPLGAPALMVSPQADPAAAVRPDLVRKRDDRYGLSTEELRAARADVEAPAEEHPGQADYWLRHRKGFAVDVVPHEMKRHAPFP
- the LOC100285659 gene encoding uncharacterized protein LOC100285659, producing the protein MPSSTIRSISITVSDDDGAAAAPSRRPRAGRRKAVARSLGQRAVRLVARWWPVLLLLPAVALLLFEASRLRASSPGPSPPVSSLGRLDPTTRLVHGVREPCLKLLSPKSLANVVFPEGTRLDSVVSRITYKTDDDDYDTYHSEANSTYLLQHAEATRFDLFTGFQTLAEREDSFKVNETVSVHCGFYSDNGGFKISEEDRRYMRACKVVVSTCAFGGGDDLYQPIGMANSSIGRVCYVAFWDEVTLAAQEAEGKVIGDDSMIGRWRIIVVRSLPFVDQRLNGKIPKMLTHRLFTEARYSIWVDSKYQLRRDPIGMLEALLWRTNSTFAISEHGARSNIYDEGKAIVQKHKATPEEVEVQLTRYRQDGMPDTKRLHGLKALAEASVIVRELTPATNHFMCAWFNEVVRFTSRDQLSFPYVLWRLNMHGLSMFPVCTRRDLVNSLGHTRKVKPLTQTNSGSSTTS
- the LOC103652484 gene encoding protein NRT1/ PTR FAMILY 4.5 produces the protein MGKASEANGKADSVSMVETRVVGGNTYEVIEGKVDWRGRPALRGRHGGLGNCFFILVNFGFENMASLSLAVNLMMYFLGVMHLNLEDASNLLTNYMGASYMISVLISVFADVFVGRYMTVILSSLVELVGLLLLMLQARSDRLKPPPCKDPRDPTTCPRVHGSNEVHLYLALYLIALGSGGIKAALPAHCADQFDAKHPREKLQMSSCFNYLLLSLCTGGAFSVTVFVWIQENKGWAKGFAAATGVMGLAVIVFIAGLPRYRIATVQGSSALKEIFQVYVAAVRNRKQQLPENPDELYEISKNKASPDTEFVAHRDRPFRFLDRAAIVQTAKDAAADPWRQCRVTQVEHAKTVLAMVPIFCSAIIMGTCLAQLQTFSMVQGSTMDTALGRHFQMPVASMPIIPLVFLIFAVPIYEQLFVPFARRLTGIPTGITYLQRVGVGLVLSIVSMVMAAVVEVQRKKVAERHGMLDMIPGFQHLPMSCFWLAPQFAVFGIADMFTYVGLMEFFYSQAPQALKSMSSSFLWCSLSLGYFMSTVIVKAVNKATKKKTASGGWLAGENINRNHLDLFFWLLAVLSTVNLFNYLFWASWYKYKPQEKTLATENEKQQEQV